The genomic window GTGGCATAGCGGCATTTTTCGCCTCCCTCCACTgcgtgcgtttttttttttttttttcccgtgcTGGGAACTCATGAAGtagtaggaaggttgtttacACGACAGTAACAACGGACTTCAGGGCGAAATTCCGTACTTTTCTCCCCCACGAAGCACGTAACCAAGAAGGGCATTATTTTCGCCCGTCGAAGATCCCCCACGCAAATACCGTATGGCACGACTGCTCAGAAGCGCTAGGGCTGTGTTGAGAGATaatttggaaggaaaaaaaaaacgaaaaacaaGTCGAAGAGAAGGTGAGAAAAGTAGGAGGACCTTTCATCGCATAGAGGGAATAAGTTGCCTTGAGTAGGAGAGGGGGACCCCTGGCTGTAGTTCCTCCCTCTGACCCCcttgcccattttttcctggtCTTCCCCCACACACACCTGCAAAGATGGCGTGCATAAGCGCCATTTTCATTATCGACATGAAGGGGAAGGTAATCATCAACAGGAACTACCGAGGCGAAGTAAACCTAAACCTGACGGAGGTATTTTACAATTGCGTAATCGATCAGGAAGACAATCTGATAAAACCCATATTCCACGTGAATGGGCTGACCTACTGCTGGGTGGCATATAACAATATATACATCCTGGCGGTAACGAGAAAAAACAGTAATGCAACATTGATCATCACATTTCTGTACAAACTAATCCAAGTACTGAAGGACTATTTTAAAGTGCTGGAGGAAGAGAGCATAAAGGACAACTTCGTAATTACCTATGAATTACTAGACGAAATGATTGACAATGGATTCCCCCAACTAAGTGAAGTGAAAATATTAAGagagtatataaaaaataaagcccACCAGTTAAcagtgaaaaatataaaaatccCATCAGCTATTACCAATTCGGTGTCTTggaggaatgaaggaataaaatacaaaaaaaacgaaatattTTTGGACGTCATTGAAAGTTTAAACATCATAATATCATCCAATGGTACTGTCCTGAGGAGTGAAATTCTTGGGTGCCTAAAAATGAAGTCATACTTATCAGGTATGCCCGAATTAAAGCTAGGATTAAATGATAAACTtttgtttaataaaaatgtgagcaATTTTAACAGCACAAGTAGTGGCGGTACTGGCAATGCAGGAAGTGGAGTTACCAATTCGAACTCGTCTAACGTCACCAATGTAAATACCCAGACGAATAGAACCAAGTTAGTAGAATTAGAGGACATGAAATTTCATCAGTGTGTTCGTCTttccaaatttgaaaatgatCGAACCATTTCTTTTATCCCTCCAGATGGCATATTCAATTTAATGACTTATCGTTTAAGTACACATGTAAAACCGCTCTTCTGGCTAGACATTAATATTTCTAAAAAGTCTCTCACCAAAATAGAATATGTAGTGAAAGCTAAATCGCAgttcaaaaataaaagcattGCAAATAATGTGGAGTTTCATTTACCCGTCCCCGCTGATGTAGATTCTCCACATTTTCAAACCTA from Plasmodium coatneyi strain Hackeri chromosome 12, complete sequence includes these protein-coding regions:
- a CDS encoding Clathrin-adaptor medium chain: MACISAIFIIDMKGKVIINRNYRGEVNLNLTEVFYNCVIDQEDNLIKPIFHVNGLTYCWVAYNNIYILAVTRKNSNATLIITFLYKLIQVLKDYFKVLEEESIKDNFVITYELLDEMIDNGFPQLSEVKILREYIKNKAHQLTVKNIKIPSAITNSVSWRNEGIKYKKNEIFLDVIESLNIIISSNGTVLRSEILGCLKMKSYLSGMPELKLGLNDKLLFNKNVSNFNSTSSGGTGNAGSGVTNSNSSNVTNVNTQTNRTKLVELEDMKFHQCVRLSKFENDRTISFIPPDGIFNLMTYRLSTHVKPLFWLDINISKKSLTKIEYVVKAKSQFKNKSIANNVEFHLPVPADVDSPHFQTYIGTVKYYPDKDILIWKIKQFQGQKEYIMNAQFGLPSIVSNENKDVYYKRPVNVKFEIPYFTVSGITVRYLKIIEKSGYQALPWVRYITQNGDYQVRIS